A section of the Candidatus Obscuribacterales bacterium genome encodes:
- a CDS encoding methyltransferase domain-containing protein encodes MATLLRDWSYRYPWFYDAIARLAALTVGGEARFRQLALEGLEITEATHILDVCCGCGQTTRFLVERSPHVVGLDASPRSIQRAQINVPSATFVEAWAEAMPLADHQFDLVHTSVALHEMQLDSLQQIIAEVYRVLKPGGVFTLVDFHRPYNPLLWPGLTTFLWVFETETAWQLLQLDLPDMLKQQGFEVDASALLGQQLYAGGSLQVVRGRKPDPG; translated from the coding sequence ATGGCAACCCTTTTACGGGATTGGAGCTACCGCTATCCGTGGTTCTATGACGCGATCGCTCGTTTAGCTGCTCTGACGGTGGGTGGAGAGGCTAGGTTCCGCCAGCTCGCCCTAGAGGGGCTAGAGATCACAGAGGCAACCCATATCCTGGATGTATGCTGTGGCTGTGGGCAAACCACTCGGTTTCTGGTGGAGCGATCGCCCCATGTGGTCGGGCTAGATGCCTCGCCGCGCTCGATTCAACGGGCCCAGATCAACGTACCCAGCGCCACCTTTGTAGAGGCTTGGGCCGAGGCCATGCCCTTGGCTGATCACCAGTTTGACCTCGTGCATACCAGCGTGGCTCTGCATGAGATGCAGCTCGACTCATTGCAGCAGATTATTGCCGAGGTCTATCGAGTCTTAAAACCCGGCGGGGTGTTTACCCTTGTGGACTTCCATCGCCCCTACAATCCCCTGCTCTGGCCGGGCTTGACAACTTTTTTGTGGGTCTTTGAAACAGAAACCGCCTGGCAGTTGCTGCAGCTCGATCTTCCAGACATGCTGAAGCAGCAAGGTTTTGAGGTTGATGCCAGCGCACTCCTCGGGCAACAGCTCTACGCTGGCGGTAGTCTACAGGTGGTGCGGGGCCGCAAACCTGATCCAGGCTGA
- a CDS encoding DUF3370 domain-containing protein: protein MLTVLPFLVAAQLTSPALVAEVSAARPAAQEILQPQQEIRPLPGQLDSTPVFNSNSPELVQTEGILLSTFPPDNMQVATAHLNYPLSGRFDIFAHHIARGLTPDDNRTLFLGILVHNPESQAVTLDLLQAVSYLSQEAPFYDLPSYVANPLGRTFSGPGSRTANDMLRGSRQDHWQPSVRIPAGQTYLLANLPIPLRRLSVATNGTLPPGQVLLPPRQLETAASSSSTRSASTQAAASPPVPAVSRPLPTNGRSLQIHARTDGDVYVASLAMYAPLTADGNERVPTLAEWQLLLTQRGLAGPRDLAPTPPETQNFSRFFYGRVSGIAQGSEWKADLSDDVGGNTLTIPGTGQRLSYVINTVDHNTFGTGQIQSGAMLDRYSDTAYRSHGNYGVKYDLSLPLYNPTSETQTVALALQTPLQDEQANGYLRFRQPPDEQIFFRGTVRLTYIDDFGLLQTRYLHLVHRRGQAGEPLIQLRMPPGDRRAVNLEFLYPPDATPPQVLTIHTLE from the coding sequence ATGCTGACAGTTTTACCATTTTTAGTCGCCGCACAACTCACCTCCCCAGCGCTTGTAGCTGAAGTATCAGCCGCCCGTCCGGCAGCCCAAGAGATTCTCCAGCCCCAACAAGAGATTCGTCCTCTGCCAGGGCAGCTAGATAGTACACCCGTGTTTAACAGCAATAGCCCTGAACTGGTGCAAACCGAGGGTATTTTGCTGTCTACCTTCCCCCCTGACAACATGCAGGTGGCCACGGCTCACCTTAACTATCCCCTCAGTGGACGCTTCGATATTTTTGCCCACCACATTGCTCGTGGGCTCACCCCTGATGATAATCGCACCTTGTTTCTGGGCATTTTGGTGCATAATCCAGAGTCCCAAGCGGTTACCCTCGATCTCCTGCAGGCGGTTAGCTATCTGAGCCAAGAGGCACCGTTTTATGACTTGCCGTCCTATGTGGCCAATCCCCTAGGGCGCACCTTCTCGGGCCCCGGTAGCCGCACTGCTAATGATATGCTGCGGGGTAGCCGTCAAGACCACTGGCAGCCGAGTGTGCGTATTCCAGCGGGGCAGACCTACCTATTAGCCAACTTACCGATTCCCCTGCGGCGACTGTCGGTGGCTACCAATGGTACTTTGCCTCCAGGACAAGTCTTATTGCCCCCTCGCCAGCTTGAAACAGCGGCAAGCAGCTCTTCTACTCGGTCAGCATCAACCCAGGCTGCAGCATCGCCGCCGGTGCCTGCCGTAAGCCGTCCCTTGCCCACCAATGGGCGATCGCTGCAAATCCATGCCAGAACCGATGGCGATGTCTATGTGGCTAGCCTGGCCATGTATGCACCCTTGACAGCGGATGGCAATGAGCGGGTACCCACCTTGGCGGAATGGCAGTTGCTGTTAACCCAGCGGGGGCTAGCTGGGCCGCGAGATCTGGCTCCAACACCTCCTGAGACCCAAAACTTTAGCCGATTTTTCTATGGACGGGTGTCTGGTATTGCTCAGGGCTCGGAATGGAAGGCAGACTTGTCCGATGATGTGGGTGGTAATACCCTGACGATTCCCGGCACGGGTCAGCGCCTATCCTATGTGATCAACACCGTTGATCACAACACCTTTGGGACGGGGCAAATTCAAAGCGGCGCAATGCTCGATCGCTATTCTGACACCGCCTATCGCTCCCATGGGAACTATGGCGTTAAGTATGACCTCAGCCTGCCCCTGTATAACCCTACGTCTGAGACGCAAACGGTGGCGCTAGCGTTGCAAACGCCGCTGCAAGATGAACAGGCCAATGGCTATCTACGGTTTCGGCAGCCCCCTGATGAGCAAATCTTCTTCCGAGGTACGGTTCGATTAACCTACATTGACGATTTTGGGCTGCTGCAAACCCGCTACCTCCACCTTGTGCATCGACGGGGGCAAGCTGGAGAACCCTTGATTCAACTGCGGATGCCACCGGGCGATCGCCGCGCTGTGAACCTGGAATTTCTCTATCCTCCCGATGCTACACCACCCCAAGTGTTGACGATTCACACCCTGGAGTAA
- a CDS encoding 16S rRNA (uracil(1498)-N(3))-methyltransferase, whose amino-acid sequence MAQLQRVAIAPNQQFEDHIQLTDAQGHYLQRVLRLQVGDRFIAMDGSQWWLAEIQDGARAKRLEVLPAAADLHTTLTLIMAMPKQGMDDMVRQATELGVSTLVPVQSDRTLLKPSAQKLDRWQRIVQEAAEQSERQHIPMVMAPQGAIAALGAITASHRYICTARGDRPSLLSVAQRDRKHLQDVAIAVGPEGGWSEAEVQQAIALGYQPVSLGRHILRAVTAPLVALAILTAVLEDESA is encoded by the coding sequence GTGGCACAGCTTCAACGGGTGGCGATCGCCCCCAATCAACAATTCGAGGATCACATTCAGCTCACCGATGCTCAGGGTCACTACCTCCAGCGTGTTCTAAGGCTCCAGGTGGGCGATCGCTTCATTGCCATGGATGGCAGCCAGTGGTGGCTAGCAGAAATCCAGGATGGCGCTAGAGCCAAGAGGCTAGAGGTTCTGCCCGCTGCCGCAGACCTCCACACTACCCTCACCTTGATCATGGCCATGCCCAAACAAGGTATGGACGACATGGTGCGCCAAGCCACGGAATTAGGCGTCTCTACCCTTGTGCCGGTGCAGAGCGATCGCACCCTGCTCAAACCCAGCGCCCAAAAGCTCGATCGCTGGCAGCGGATTGTCCAAGAAGCAGCGGAGCAGTCGGAGCGGCAGCACATTCCCATGGTCATGGCTCCCCAAGGGGCGATCGCAGCTCTTGGGGCAATCACAGCCAGCCATCGCTATATCTGTACCGCTCGGGGCGATCGCCCTTCCTTGCTATCTGTTGCTCAACGGGATCGCAAGCACCTGCAGGACGTGGCGATCGCCGTGGGTCCTGAAGGCGGATGGAGCGAGGCCGAAGTACAGCAGGCGATCGCCTTAGGCTACCAACCGGTGTCCCTGGGACGGCATATTTTGCGGGCAGTGACAGCTCCCCTAGTTGCGCTTGCCATTCTCACAGCGGTGCTAGAGGACGAGAGTGCTTAG
- a CDS encoding TIGR04283 family arsenosugar biosynthesis glycosyltransferase, with protein MSLPPHPQLPHSQRSQHLIVFTRYPVPGTTKTRLIPALGAEAAADLQRQMTEHTLRQVARWQTCPTAPPTDPLPQRFVDVRFSGGDRSQMEAWLGASWPYTSQGEGDLGDRLQRAVADQFAAGADQVIVIGIDCPQLTAQRLEQAIQTLADHDLVLGPATDGGYYLLGLRRSCPEVFQEIAWSTAQVLQQTLAIAHGLHLRVATLAPLSDIDYPEDLPTWYAVRDRSEPAKSKTLSVIIPALNEAATLPSVLQAVQSGDVVEVIVVDGGSQDDTLAIARQQGAIALQSDPGRARQMNQGARLATGDLLLFLHADTHLPPQFDAEIRHMLSDPTIAAGAFTLAIDAPGAALRWVERGVRWRSRWGLPYGDQGLFLRAETFQQVGGFPDLPLLEDVALVRRLRSLGQIAIAPQPVLTSGRRWQRLGVVRTTVLNQVILLGYMAGISPDRLARWYRGRPPSKSH; from the coding sequence GTGAGTTTGCCTCCCCATCCGCAATTACCCCATTCACAACGATCTCAGCACCTAATTGTCTTCACGCGCTATCCCGTTCCTGGTACGACGAAGACCCGTCTGATACCGGCTCTGGGGGCTGAGGCGGCTGCCGATCTGCAGCGGCAGATGACCGAGCATACCCTGCGGCAGGTGGCCCGCTGGCAGACTTGTCCTACGGCTCCCCCGACGGATCCCTTGCCCCAGCGATTCGTGGATGTGCGCTTTAGTGGGGGCGATCGCTCTCAGATGGAAGCATGGCTGGGAGCGAGCTGGCCGTATACCTCCCAGGGCGAGGGAGATTTGGGCGATCGCCTGCAGCGGGCCGTGGCCGATCAGTTCGCTGCTGGAGCGGATCAGGTAATAGTGATTGGTATTGATTGCCCTCAGTTGACTGCCCAGCGATTGGAACAGGCTATCCAGACCTTGGCGGATCACGATCTGGTGCTTGGCCCTGCAACCGACGGTGGCTATTACCTCCTGGGTTTGCGCCGTTCCTGCCCGGAGGTTTTTCAAGAGATTGCCTGGAGTACGGCCCAGGTATTGCAGCAAACGCTGGCCATTGCCCATGGGCTGCACCTGCGGGTGGCCACCCTCGCCCCCCTGAGTGATATTGACTATCCCGAGGACTTGCCGACCTGGTATGCCGTGCGCGATCGCTCGGAGCCTGCTAAGTCCAAGACGCTATCGGTGATTATCCCGGCCTTAAATGAGGCGGCAACGTTGCCATCTGTCCTGCAAGCGGTGCAGTCGGGGGACGTGGTGGAGGTGATCGTGGTGGATGGCGGCAGTCAGGATGACACCCTAGCGATCGCTCGTCAGCAGGGGGCTATTGCGCTGCAGTCTGACCCCGGTCGGGCACGGCAAATGAATCAAGGAGCCCGTTTGGCTACGGGAGATTTGCTGCTCTTTCTCCACGCCGATACCCACCTACCGCCGCAGTTTGACGCCGAAATCCGCCATATGCTCAGCGATCCTACCATTGCTGCGGGAGCCTTTACCTTGGCGATCGATGCACCAGGAGCGGCCCTGCGCTGGGTGGAGCGGGGGGTGCGCTGGCGATCGCGGTGGGGGTTGCCCTACGGTGATCAAGGACTGTTCTTGCGCGCCGAGACCTTCCAACAGGTGGGTGGTTTTCCCGATCTGCCGCTGCTGGAAGATGTGGCCCTAGTTCGCCGGCTGCGATCGCTGGGGCAAATCGCGATCGCTCCCCAACCTGTTCTCACCTCTGGGCGGCGCTGGCAACGGCTGGGCGTGGTGCGCACGACGGTGTTGAACCAGGTGATTTTGCTGGGCTACATGGCGGGCATCTCTCCCGATCGCCTAGCTCGTTGGTATCGGGGGCGTCCGCCATCGAAATCGCACTAG
- a CDS encoding gluconeogenesis factor YvcK family protein, with protein sequence MSTANRWKKALTMLQQESRSRTPHRVSRWFQWLAPGLFVKRWLMLSVAGVLLAALGIAIWTKRTPVFYITRFIGDALDFITDWVPSYISGPMVILIGVLLVFLGQMRTLGAITEVLMPNGDEELIEVLTAHRRLQRGPKIVVLGGGTGLSNLLRGLKIYSANITAIVTVADDGGSSGRLRREIGVLPPGDIRNCLAALADEEKLLTELFQYRFRAGDGLVGHSFGNLFLTAMSEVTGDLEQAVAASSKVLAVRGQVLPATLSDVELWAEFADGRIIKGESNIPEADGKIIRVGCIPENPPALPRALQAIREADYVIIGPGSLYTSVIPNLLVPDIREAIASLTVPRIYVCNIMTQAGETEGYTVADHICAIDRLCDRPLFDAVLVHRKTPSAEAMIRYAQERSHPVYFDREEVIHLGRRVVMANVMAENPQTHQIKHDSDRLARVLLRWYGRMQ encoded by the coding sequence ATGTCCACTGCCAATCGCTGGAAAAAAGCGCTGACCATGCTTCAGCAAGAATCCCGTTCCCGCACTCCGCATCGGGTTAGTCGGTGGTTCCAGTGGCTGGCTCCTGGTCTCTTCGTCAAGCGTTGGTTGATGTTGAGTGTGGCGGGGGTGTTGCTAGCAGCCTTGGGCATTGCCATCTGGACAAAACGCACCCCGGTGTTTTACATCACCCGGTTCATTGGCGATGCCCTAGATTTCATTACCGATTGGGTGCCGAGCTACATTAGTGGCCCCATGGTGATCTTGATTGGTGTTTTGCTGGTCTTTTTGGGGCAGATGCGCACCCTCGGCGCGATCACCGAGGTGTTGATGCCCAATGGGGACGAAGAACTGATTGAGGTGCTCACAGCCCATCGGCGTTTACAGCGCGGCCCCAAAATTGTGGTGTTGGGTGGCGGTACGGGGTTGTCTAATCTTCTGCGGGGCCTGAAGATTTACAGCGCCAATATTACGGCCATTGTCACCGTGGCGGATGATGGCGGCTCGTCTGGTCGGCTGCGGCGGGAGATTGGGGTTTTGCCGCCGGGGGATATTCGCAATTGTTTGGCGGCCCTGGCTGATGAAGAAAAGTTGCTGACAGAGCTATTTCAATATCGCTTTCGGGCCGGGGATGGGCTGGTGGGCCATAGTTTTGGCAACCTGTTTCTCACGGCCATGAGCGAGGTGACCGGAGATTTAGAGCAGGCCGTGGCAGCCAGTTCAAAAGTTCTGGCGGTGCGGGGGCAGGTGCTGCCCGCCACCCTCAGTGATGTGGAACTCTGGGCAGAATTTGCCGATGGTCGCATCATCAAAGGGGAATCCAATATTCCCGAAGCCGACGGTAAGATCATCCGTGTGGGCTGCATTCCCGAGAATCCGCCCGCTTTGCCCCGAGCTCTGCAGGCCATTCGGGAAGCAGATTATGTGATTATCGGGCCGGGTAGCCTTTATACCAGCGTGATTCCCAACCTGTTGGTGCCCGATATTCGGGAGGCGATCGCTTCCCTAACGGTTCCGCGCATTTATGTGTGCAATATTATGACCCAGGCAGGTGAGACCGAGGGCTATACCGTGGCGGATCACATTTGCGCCATTGATCGCCTGTGCGATCGCCCCTTGTTTGATGCCGTTTTGGTACATCGCAAAACACCGTCGGCGGAAGCAATGATTCGCTATGCCCAAGAGCGATCGCACCCCGTGTACTTTGATCGGGAAGAGGTGATTCACCTAGGACGGCGGGTGGTGATGGCCAATGTGATGGCCGAGAATCCTCAAACCCATCAGATTAAACATGATAGCGATCGCCTAGCTCGTGTCTTACTGCGCTGGTATGGTCGTATGCAATGA
- the mutS gene encoding DNA mismatch repair protein MutS, protein MSEPFPPSSPELPSEPLPNLPPEQTVDLPERLLKHTVRYSDYRQVDRELFTPMFRQYAETKDQYPHALLMYRVGDFFETFFQDAITISRALELVLTSKDAGKDVGRIPLAGIPYHALERYCTQLVEKGFAIAICDQVEDPALAQGLVKREVTRVITPGTLLEEGMLTARQNNFLAAVVIAGNHWGLSYADVSTGEFLTTQSQDLDQLAQELMRLQPSEVLVPTNAPDLGGLLRPGQSSPHLPDCLPRQFCYTLRSQLAFETQEARQRLLQTFRLRSLEGLGCDHLPLAVRAAGGLLHYLEDTQKENPLLLQPLCTYALTEFLVLDHQTRRNLEITQTARDGTYTGSLLWALDRTVTSMGGRLLRRWLLQPLLDGTAIRDRQATIQELCDRGSLRQTLQVLLKQIYDIERLTGRAGSGTANARDLVDLADSLEKLPDLAAVVASAQSSYLTALQQVPPQLDQLGQVLRSHLQDNPPLSLTEGNLIRPGIDARLDSLRQQVEADQQWIAQLEVTERQRTGISNLKVGFNKTFGYYLGLSRSKADQAPDDYIRKQTLTNEERYVTLELKERESRIFNARDDLNRLEYEVFVELRQQVAAEAEAIRAVAQAIAAVDALVGLADVAVYQGYCCPEIREDRIIYVEEGRHPVVEQSLPAGFFVPNSIHLGSDRPADSSLPTEAIAPDLIILTGPNASGKSCYLRQVGLIQLMAQVGSFVPARAASLGICDRIFTRVGAVDDLATGQSTFMVEMNETANILNHATPQSLVLLDEIGRGTATFDGLSIAWAVAEHLAAELQARTIFATHYHELNELASLQPNVANYQVTVKEMPDQIIFLHQVRPGGADRSYGIEAGRLAGLPPSVIQRAKQVMAQIEQHSHIAVGLRQGTDTPEPRKRRRVKEATPIEQLDIFGRSPQSSQGLTSDGQAVYRSDV, encoded by the coding sequence ATGAGTGAGCCGTTCCCCCCATCAAGTCCAGAGCTACCCAGCGAGCCTCTCCCAAACCTGCCCCCAGAGCAAACGGTGGACTTGCCCGAGCGGCTGCTCAAACATACCGTGCGCTATAGCGACTATCGGCAGGTAGATCGGGAGTTGTTTACGCCGATGTTCCGTCAGTATGCAGAGACGAAGGATCAGTATCCCCACGCGCTGCTGATGTATCGGGTGGGCGATTTTTTTGAAACCTTTTTCCAAGATGCCATCACCATTTCCCGAGCGCTAGAACTGGTGCTCACTAGCAAAGATGCCGGGAAAGACGTGGGACGGATTCCCCTAGCTGGCATTCCCTACCATGCCCTCGAACGCTACTGCACCCAGTTGGTGGAAAAGGGATTTGCGATCGCCATCTGCGACCAAGTCGAAGATCCGGCCCTGGCCCAAGGCTTGGTGAAACGGGAAGTGACTCGGGTGATTACGCCGGGGACGCTGCTGGAAGAGGGCATGCTGACAGCGCGGCAGAATAATTTCCTGGCGGCGGTGGTGATCGCGGGCAACCACTGGGGGCTGTCCTACGCCGATGTGTCTACCGGGGAATTTCTCACCACCCAGTCCCAAGACTTGGATCAGTTAGCTCAGGAACTCATGCGGCTGCAGCCCTCCGAGGTGCTGGTGCCCACCAATGCGCCCGATCTAGGCGGCCTGCTGCGACCGGGCCAATCATCGCCCCACTTACCCGACTGTCTACCCCGGCAGTTTTGCTATACCCTGCGATCGCAACTGGCGTTTGAAACCCAAGAGGCCCGCCAACGGCTGCTGCAAACCTTTCGCCTGCGATCGCTGGAAGGGCTGGGCTGTGACCATTTGCCCCTGGCGGTACGGGCAGCGGGCGGCCTGCTGCACTATTTAGAAGATACCCAGAAGGAGAATCCGTTACTTCTACAGCCGCTCTGTACCTATGCGCTGACGGAATTTTTGGTGCTGGATCATCAAACTCGCCGCAATTTGGAAATTACCCAAACGGCGAGGGACGGCACCTATACCGGCTCCCTGCTCTGGGCCCTCGATCGCACGGTGACCTCCATGGGGGGGCGACTGCTGCGCCGCTGGCTGCTGCAACCGCTGCTGGATGGGACGGCCATTCGCGATCGCCAAGCCACGATTCAAGAACTGTGCGATCGCGGCAGTTTGCGGCAAACGTTACAGGTGCTGCTGAAGCAAATCTACGACATCGAACGGCTCACGGGGCGGGCGGGATCGGGAACGGCCAATGCGCGGGATTTGGTGGACCTAGCGGATTCCCTGGAAAAGCTGCCGGATCTAGCCGCCGTGGTGGCGTCGGCTCAGTCGTCTTATCTGACGGCGCTGCAGCAGGTGCCGCCCCAGTTAGACCAGTTGGGTCAGGTTTTGCGATCGCACCTGCAGGACAATCCACCCCTATCGCTAACTGAGGGCAACCTCATTCGTCCGGGCATCGACGCACGGCTGGACAGTTTGCGGCAGCAGGTGGAAGCCGATCAGCAGTGGATTGCCCAGCTTGAGGTCACCGAACGGCAGCGCACGGGCATCTCGAATTTGAAAGTGGGGTTCAACAAAACCTTTGGCTACTACCTGGGCCTTTCCCGATCCAAGGCGGATCAAGCTCCTGACGACTACATTCGCAAGCAGACCCTCACCAACGAAGAGCGCTACGTCACCCTAGAGCTGAAGGAGCGGGAATCGCGGATTTTTAATGCCCGGGATGACCTGAACCGCTTGGAGTATGAGGTATTTGTGGAACTGCGCCAGCAGGTGGCAGCGGAAGCGGAGGCGATTCGTGCCGTGGCCCAAGCGATCGCGGCGGTGGATGCCTTGGTGGGTCTGGCGGATGTGGCGGTGTACCAGGGCTATTGCTGCCCGGAGATTCGCGAGGATCGGATTATTTACGTCGAGGAGGGACGTCATCCGGTGGTGGAACAGTCGCTCCCGGCGGGATTCTTTGTGCCCAATTCCATTCATCTGGGCAGCGATCGCCCTGCTGATTCGTCCTTGCCCACAGAGGCGATCGCCCCAGATTTGATTATCCTCACCGGCCCCAATGCCAGCGGCAAAAGCTGTTATCTGCGGCAAGTGGGTCTGATTCAGCTCATGGCCCAAGTGGGTAGCTTCGTACCGGCCCGGGCCGCGAGTTTAGGTATTTGCGATCGCATCTTCACCCGCGTGGGGGCGGTGGATGACCTGGCCACGGGGCAATCGACCTTTATGGTGGAAATGAACGAAACCGCCAATATCTTGAACCACGCCACCCCCCAGTCTCTAGTATTGCTGGATGAAATTGGTCGGGGTACGGCCACGTTTGATGGTCTGTCCATTGCCTGGGCCGTAGCCGAACACCTGGCCGCCGAGCTGCAGGCCCGCACCATCTTCGCCACCCACTACCACGAACTCAACGAACTGGCATCCTTACAGCCCAACGTGGCCAACTACCAGGTGACGGTGAAGGAAATGCCGGATCAGATCATTTTTCTGCATCAGGTACGCCCCGGCGGAGCCGATCGCTCCTACGGCATTGAGGCAGGGCGCTTGGCAGGGCTGCCCCCGTCGGTGATTCAGCGGGCCAAGCAAGTCATGGCGCAAATCGAACAGCATTCCCACATTGCCGTGGGTCTGCGCCAAGGGACTGACACGCCCGAACCTCGGAAACGTCGTCGGGTTAAAGAAGCA